The window AGACGCCATACACAATCCCGAAATCGACCCCGAATGGGTTCCATCCAAAACTGGAGAAAAGCGTCCCGCAAGAATCATCGTCTCGGATCTGTTAGAGCCCGGGGTGGAAGATCCAAAATACGAATTTGAGATGGAACTGGCTTTAAGGCAGACGAGTCGTGGAAGGTGAATCTTAGAGCTGATTGTCATTACATGAACTACTAACTCTTTTGGCTTGTATCAGGTGGAACAAGCTTGATATTCTTGAATATCGTTCGATCAATCTCAACACCGGCGAAACATTGGCGCTTTCACTCAAGAATCAGAAgccattcttcttttcgAAGTAGGTAACATCCTCTGATGTTCCTTGACAATGGGCTAATTTATGGTCAGGGTGCGATCCTACAACCCACCATTCTAATTGTGTTTTTTACAAAGCATATCCCAAATCACATTGATCTCCTGCATGTTGAGTGAGAGATGTACTTATAATGCTTGGATACACTACAGATCTATGGTACGATCCACCACATGTTCTATCCGCCCTCACCCATGTACCAGTTTTCAAATTCGTCCATCTCATTTTGAGGCACTGAAGTGGAAGCTGAAGTACAAACGACGGAGTTCATCAGTCAATATGCTTCGTAAAAGCTTAAACAACTTACGTCCTTGTGCCGCAAGCAACTTCGTATCTGCACATAAGATATCGAGATTCTCTGATTGAGTTGAAGGTTGGGCCAGCGAATAAATGGTAGAATATTGATCCTCATGGAGCTTTTGTCGTTTGATCGATGGACGTCCGAAACCGCCAATGATGAGTCGCGCTGGCCGCTTGAGCGAAGGGCTAAGTTTCGTATTGGGAACTGATTTTGGCGCCTCTTCTAGTTCTTTTGGAGAAGGTGGAGGTCCGCTGATATTTGCGAACATTTCCTCAATATCGAATTCCCAATTTTCAGGCGCCTGCTTCTTGGCAGTTACACCATGCGATTTATTGGCCTCCATGTGTTCTTCAAGGTCGTCCTGCATGATTTCTTCTGTGTACCGGTCGACAGATGGTTTAGGGAGAGGAAAAGTCCTTGAATGTTTCATGTCGGGGCTCTCCCCCACTGTTTCATACCCATCATCAGAAAAAATGCCGTGCATAGGTCGGAAACTGTGGGAATTGACATCGCTGTCATGCTTGATTGTGGCATGTTCTGGCAACAAATCCAGGATGGAAGGATGAGAGGCGACCAAGGCATCTGGCGTCGGTGGGGTTTTATATGAAAGTGCATTTTTGGCCTTTCTGGACGCCGTGGGTTGGTCAAAATACCTTGAGGTCGAACCAGTCAATGCTTTGGAGCGAGCGGAAGATTTTTGTGAAGGATCATCTTCATACTTCACGTTATATTCGCCGTCCGATCCTGGTAGGAATAGAggttcttttatctttcCATTGGCAATACCTTAAAACTGTCGTCAGCGAAGTCTTAAGGTTAGCAAATAGAATGACTTTGTCTTACCTCTGACTGCTCGAACTGGCACAATCGGCGTGTTGCTTCTCGATCTGGGCTGAGCAGCAACAACATGGGATATTGTACGGCGGACGATATGGGCTTCGCGTACACGTTCAACGGCTGCGCTGGTCAGAGCAGTATTCGACAGCCGCTCTTACCTATTGTGTCCGGTGGCACTTCTGAAATAATCTGAACTTTATCGATGGCAGCCTGTATATTCGAAGCAAGGGATGGGGATCGACTCATTCGAGAACCCTGTCGCATCCTACAAACAGCTATCATTATCAGCTCAATATCTCCTTCAACTTCTTACCTTTCCCTACAGGCCTTTCTCCGGGTCGCTCTACGGAGTACCATCTCTCACAAATTCGATCTTCAGCTGTAGAATCCCATGAGCTTCAAAGTGTAGTCAGATAGCTTCCTTACCAGTCCTGACATTACTTTTTCTCGAAGCTCTTGTACTTGCTCTGTTCCGTTTCCTGGGTGGAACCCCACTTTTACAGCAGTTGTGCTGGCATGCTAGTTTGTCCTTGCATGAGTGATGACATCTCACATTGCCGTTGGAAAGCAATTCTTCTTCCGGTCCTGAAGTAGGCTCAACAAGAGTTCTCTGCGACGGTGGCGCTAATACCATGTCAGTCATGACAGATGAGCTAAATTTTAGTTCTTACGTTCTatgtcttcatcatcttccagATCCTCCGGATACACTGACTCATCCAAATCTGTATTGAAGCTGATTACTGTAGAGCTTCCAGCAACCTCATCGACTAAGTATCAGTAGAGGACTCCTCCACATCCTCTACTCACCACCAACTATTGCAGTAACACTATCACAGCGCTTGTTCAGCGTAACTGCTATGATGAAGCTGTTGTCCTTGTTTTTTATTAGTTTCTTCAGCTCTAATCTGCGATATCCGATGAATCGTCCAGTCTGGCTCAAGAACAAAGTCGAAAGGTTATACTGAGTTATAAAACCGCCACGTTTGCCCTTAGATTCTGTCGCAATGACTTTAGTCTTAGGCGCTATGTTCACGCGCAAATTGAGAACATTATAAGTGCCATCATAATCCATGTTTTCTTCCCTGAGACGGGTTCAGTTGATACTGTTTTCTCCGTCGATGATTTACTCACTCCATGGTCACATGGAAGCGTGGCATTCTTCGAGCTTGCTCATGAATTGCGCGAGCGAAATCATGCCCTCGATTTAGCCACAACTGTATCTTCTCTGATTCCACGTCaagaagctgatcaaaaTCTGAATGTGCATGAGCATAGTCCAGGAAATCGTAGCTGCTCACTTGTGACACCGTTTTGCCCTAGGACCCGAATGGATTTTGGACCTGCACTTGGTCAGTCGGTGATGTATTGATTCGCCACAACAATGTACCAATGCTAGGGATCTGTCGGAAAACGGTGGGTAAGTCTTCCCAAGCTTTACCCACAACTACTCGATGGAGTTCTAAGGCCGAGCGCGCAGCTACACCGTATTCACAATTCAAAGTGAACTGCACAATAGCTTCCTTCATTGTTAATACTGGACAAAGACAATGCGTTCTTATTACCTTTGGCAATACGAGGGGCATGGTTGTAGATGGCCATGAGAGTTTGAATTGGTGAAGTGAGTTCTGTCTTCTTAGCAATGTCTTCAAGGATGATATTCCCGAAAGTCACTTGAAGTAAAAGAAAGACTTTATCGCTAATTACTGTCAGACTTTTTCAAAGAATGTTTGAGTAGCTTACGCATAGCTTTTCACAGCTTCTGCAAGGGGAAAACGGATCTCTTCATTGGTCCGAAGCTTGTTTAGAAACTGAAGTAATTGTAAGTACCTAGGATTTCAGCGATGGGCAACATAACATACACTACTTTCTCCTTGTCTGATTCGCAAGTCTTTGAACCTGCAAAGCTTCAGAACAACTCAAAACCAATATGACAAAATTCAATTACTCCGTTGATCCAGCCAAAATTTCTAACAGGTCTTGTACGGTCGATCTAGGAGACATTGCTTTAATCGAGCACATCTGTCATAGAATTAGAAAATTTCATGATGCAATGCTTCCTACCGCTCACGGTACCATACGCTGAGTAACGGGGTCAGTTGATGAAGCTGTATATTAATCTATAAGCGACGTACAAATCATACTACTGCTCATGATCTTGCCTGTTTCCGTAGGGGTGAGCGTATCGTCATCAGATCGTTCAATAAAGCCATCTTTCTCAAGATTGATAAGGGCTTTCTGTAGGGGATCAGCCTATGGAGTTCTATAGTCTGCTTACCTCGACGTAATGGTCGAGCCATTCTTCCCAAGCACCTTCAACAGGCTTATCTTTTGCGTCAGACAGAGCATAATACTTAGGGTTTTGCTGGATGCGGATATGAAAAAATGAACTGAAAATGGCTCCCGTAAGCTGCATCCAAACGGATGATACCCACTTTTTGAGCCATTCCTGGGCCGACGAGACGGATTTAATGGTTCCCTGGCCAATTTCGCTATTAATATCTAATCTCAAATAATCAGTTGGTAATCAAACGATTCAGTGAAAACAGCTCCACATTCTGTAAGGTTTTCATGGCTAAACGGCACTGTCAGCTATCCTCACAGACCTAGCGAAACATTTACAGGCAGCTCTCGAGGACCGTTTGAGAATTCAACATCGATTGATACTGTGGGTGCGTTAGAATGACAACTGAACCGTCGGGCTTATCTCTCACCTTCCGCACTTTGGAGCGCTCACACATGACCACCACAACACCTGAGGTGTCGTATTGTGGACGGCCGGCCCTTCCCACCATTTGCTACATAGACGACATTACTTCAATTTCCTTCACACTTCATATCATTTAATCTTCTAACCTGAATGTCAATGTCGGAATATTCTTGGAATCCAGACGATGCACCTTGCCAGGCCATGACGCCTTTGATGACTACAGTATGCGCAGGTAGATTCACACCCACGGCCAAAGTCTAGAAGAATCAGTCAAACCTACTGCTCGCGTAATATTACGGAAACTCACAGAAGTAGACGCGATCATATGAAGTTTACCGTCACGAAACCCATCTTCAATAGCTCTTCGGTCAGCATAGTCTAAACCGGCGTGATGCACAGCAATGCCACAGGTGGACAATTCAGCTAGCTTCTTATCTTGCAATTCAAGTCGAACACTTTTGCGAAAGTATCAATCAACAAGAGCAACACTTCATAGACGACATGTTCCTACCCTGGTGGATGCTTCCATGGCAGGTTTAGCCCTTTTGCCCGAGCTTCTTCATAGGACTGAAAAATAGACTCCACTGTTGCCTGGCATGCTGTTGATTTATCAGCCTGACTATGTACTCGGAAGCATATATGCTCTGACTGCCACTCACACTTGCGGGTAGGACAAAAAACGAGGACGGGCTGTCCAGCTGTATGTTTCAAAAGTATAGGGTAGAGCTCCTTATCGAGCCTATTGGCCAGCGCCCAATCATTTCCGACGGACTCGATGCCATAGGTCACACGTTGAAGGGGGACAGGCCTGTATTCCTCCCCGAACTACAGAGCCCATTAGTTTACAATCAGCAAGCAAATGATAATTATGGACCTTATAGACTTTGGCCATGGGCATATCGTCAACTGTCAGTGCCCTCTTTTCCTTCGCATTGATCACCTCCCTTCCAACGAGAACCCCTCTTGACAGTTGGCCGTATTCATTTCTGGTCGGTCCTAGCCAACGGGCTATGTCGTCGATGTTCGGCACTGTTGCGCTGAGCGCTATAAAACGAATGTCC of the Cryptococcus gattii WM276 chromosome H, complete sequence genome contains:
- a CDS encoding DNA helicase, putative (Similar to TIGR gene model, INSD accession AAW45420.1), yielding MDFEEDQPLWGGSRQEEEEEFEKCGLAEYNFPHYPHGSPTPRYNIGFPPRSFNPEQNLIRFGASQFNPSRHTPSPLISGSHSLLTGVTLDRNTSRLTPENSLDRSHSIVLKRQQSENYGDEIWEDEEFVEAANESYNHEIDNAKEYAPVITAEMVRDREELRNNAIFNKNGKPLVPLSRLPMDQRKLFKFPCFNKVQSEVFGDVYESDENLVVSAPTGSGKTTIFELAFLHNLSFRTPNDSLKPLAVYIAPTKALCNEKAKDWQERLGQALPDVICTEITGDYGNTSTIYNSIRGADLIVTTPEKFDSMTRRSRNLGNMSQRLQLIMIDEVHILRESRGATLEVVISRLKGLSRDIRFIALSATVPNIDDIARWLGPTRNEYGQLSRGVLVGREVINAKEKRALTVDDMPMAKVYKFGEEYRPVPLQRVTYGIESVGNDWALANRLDKELYPILLKHTAGQPVLVFCPTRKSCQATVESIFQSYEEARAKGLNLPWKHPPGVRLELQDKKLAELSTCGIAVHHAGLDYADRRAIEDGFRDGKLHMIASTSTLAVGVNLPAHTVVIKGVMAWQGASSGFQEYSDIDIQQMVGRAGRPQYDTSGVVVVMCERSKVRKYQSMLNSQTVLESCLHENLTEYINSEIGQGTIKSVSSAQEWLKNSFFHIRIQQNPKYYALSDAKDKPVEGAWEEWLDHYVEKALINLEKDGFIERSDDDTLTPTETGKIMSSSMISYGTMCSIKAMSPRSTVQDLLEILAGSTEFKDLRIRQGESSFLNKLRTNEEIRFPLAEAVKSYADKVFLLLQVTFGNIILEDIAKKTELTSPIQTLMAIYNHAPRIAKAIVQFTLNCEYGVAARSALELHRVVVGKAWEDLPTVFRQIPSIGPKSIRVLGQNGVTNFDQLLDVESEKIQLWLNRGHDFARAIHEQARRMPRFHVTMEEENMDYDGTYNVLNLRVNIAPKTKVIATESKGKRGGFITQYNLSTLFLSQTGRFIGYRRLELKKLIKNKDNSFIIAVTLNKRCDSVTAIVGVDEVAGSSTVISFNTDLDESVYPEDLEDDEDIEPPPSQRTLVEPTSGPEEELLSNGNVRCHHSCKDKLACQHNCCKSGVPPRKRNRASTRASRKSNVRTAEDRISVCRMRQGSRMSRSPSLASNIQAAIDKVQIISEVPPDTIAVERPRSRSNTPIVPVRAVRGIANGKIKEPLFLPGSDGEYNVKYEDDPSQKSSARSKALTGSTSRYFDQPTASRKAKNALSYKTPPTPDALVASHPSILDLLPEHATIKHDSDVNSHSFRPMHGIFSDDGYETVGESPDMKHSRTFPLPKPSVDRYTEEIMQDDLEEHMEANKSHGVTAKKQAPENWEFDIEEMFANISGPPPSPKELEEAPKSVPNTKLSPSLKRPARLIIGGFGRPSIKRQKLHEDQYSTIYSLAQPSTQSENLDILCADTKLLAAQGPSTSVPQNEMDEFENWYMGEGG